From a region of the Pontibacillus yanchengensis genome:
- a CDS encoding NuoB/complex I 20 kDa subunit family protein codes for MELNLENITPEQRAELERNVFMATLEQLKGWARSNSLWPLTFGLACCAIEMMGVGSSHYDVDRFGSFFRTSPRQSDVMIVSGTVTKKMAPVLRRLYDQMPEPKWVIAMGSCATAGGPYVNSYSVVKGVDQIVPVDVYIPGCPPNPAALIYGINKLQEKIRYEAKTGKQVMPND; via the coding sequence ATGGAGCTAAACCTGGAGAATATCACACCTGAGCAAAGAGCTGAGCTAGAACGGAATGTATTTATGGCGACACTTGAGCAGCTGAAGGGGTGGGCACGGAGTAACTCTCTTTGGCCTTTAACGTTCGGACTAGCCTGTTGTGCGATTGAAATGATGGGGGTAGGATCGTCTCACTATGATGTCGATCGGTTTGGATCGTTTTTTCGAACATCACCGCGTCAGTCTGATGTGATGATTGTGTCAGGAACGGTAACGAAAAAAATGGCTCCCGTTCTTCGTCGGTTATACGATCAAATGCCTGAGCCAAAATGGGTGATCGCAATGGGATCATGTGCTACAGCAGGCGGGCCATATGTGAATTCCTATTCCGTCGTTAAAGGGGTGGATCAAATCGTACCAGTCGATGTGTATATCCCTGGTTGTCCACCGAATCCTGCAGCGCTTATATACGGAATTAACAAACTTCAAGAAAAAATTCGCTACGAAGCTAAGACTGGAAAGCAG